In a single window of the Methanofollis ethanolicus genome:
- a CDS encoding class I SAM-dependent methyltransferase — protein sequence MDIGAIDWNAVWAEEVRQNHSVVGFRTGPALWGDRGRAVRYDTQVSGRRVEETLSALPLVRAARALDIGAGPGTLALPLARRVRTVTAVEPASGMADVLEDHMDEEGIGNISVVRKRWEDVDPSADLRPPYDIVVASFSLGMEDLRAALQKMDDVTAGSVHLFWFADLPAWERRYLQVWPSLHGAAYRPAPKADVVCNLLWQMGIYPDLHIGMMRREVRFVDLDEALVTCAPKFGVSGKKQEEVLRRALSGWLVPEGGAYVLRETSRYAHISWKKEED from the coding sequence ATGGATATTGGGGCGATAGACTGGAATGCGGTATGGGCCGAAGAGGTGCGGCAAAACCATTCTGTAGTCGGTTTCAGGACCGGCCCTGCCCTCTGGGGTGACAGGGGTCGTGCCGTCCGGTATGACACGCAGGTCTCGGGCCGCCGGGTGGAGGAGACTCTCTCCGCTCTCCCTCTCGTGCGGGCGGCGCGGGCCCTCGACATCGGTGCCGGCCCCGGCACCCTCGCCCTCCCCCTTGCCCGCCGCGTGCGGACGGTCACCGCCGTGGAACCTGCCTCCGGGATGGCCGACGTGCTTGAAGACCATATGGACGAGGAGGGGATCGGGAACATCAGCGTCGTCAGGAAGCGCTGGGAGGACGTTGACCCATCCGCAGACCTGCGGCCGCCGTACGACATCGTCGTCGCGTCCTTCTCCCTCGGTATGGAGGACCTGAGGGCCGCCCTCCAGAAGATGGACGACGTCACCGCCGGGTCGGTGCACCTCTTCTGGTTCGCCGACCTTCCTGCCTGGGAGCGCCGCTATCTCCAGGTCTGGCCGTCTCTCCACGGCGCCGCCTACCGTCCTGCTCCGAAGGCCGACGTCGTCTGCAACCTCCTCTGGCAGATGGGAATCTACCCTGACCTCCATATCGGCATGATGCGGAGGGAGGTGCGTTTCGTCGACCTTGACGAGGCGCTGGTGACCTGCGCGCCGAAGTTCGGGGTGAGCGGGAAGAAGCAGGAAGAGGTCCTCCGCCGCGCCCTGTCAGGCTGGCTCGTCCCCGAAGGCGGGGCCTATGTCCTGCGGGAGACGTCACGGTACGCGCATATCTCGTGGAAAAAAGAGGAAGATTAA
- a CDS encoding KH domain-containing protein produces MTVQEIRIGANRIGALIGKDGAVKKALEEKTGAAIQIDSDEGEVRIEGEDAAGVLRATDVVTAIARGFSPERAFRLLEDEDLTIDVIDLSVVEPSPRQQERLRGRIIGKAGKAREQIEDMAYVGISVQGKTVTLIGTPDHLKNARTALEMLINGVPHETVYSFLEKKRREEKENILDYYY; encoded by the coding sequence ATGACAGTACAGGAAATCAGGATTGGTGCAAACAGGATTGGTGCCCTCATTGGAAAGGACGGCGCCGTCAAGAAGGCGCTGGAGGAGAAGACAGGGGCCGCGATCCAGATCGACAGCGACGAGGGCGAGGTGCGGATCGAGGGGGAGGACGCCGCCGGCGTGCTCAGGGCGACCGATGTCGTCACTGCGATCGCCCGGGGTTTCTCTCCTGAGCGGGCTTTCAGGCTCCTCGAGGACGAGGACCTCACCATCGACGTCATCGATCTTTCTGTGGTGGAACCCTCCCCGCGCCAGCAGGAACGGCTCCGCGGCAGGATCATCGGCAAGGCCGGAAAGGCGCGGGAACAAATCGAGGACATGGCCTATGTCGGCATCTCGGTGCAGGGCAAGACCGTCACCCTGATCGGGACGCCCGACCACCTCAAGAATGCCCGAACGGCCCTTGAGATGCTCATCAACGGCGTGCCCCATGAGACCGTCTACTCCTTCCTGGAGAAGAAGCGGCGCGAGGAGAAGGAAAATATCCTGGACTACTACTACTGA
- a CDS encoding ATP-dependent DNA helicase, producing the protein MKVADLPLPDALRSQYRARGIEALYPPQEACVRTGIFEGKNLLCAIPTASGKTIVAEMVMHRHIADGGTCLYIVPLKALATEKYEDFSGKGVRVGVATGDLDRKDTYLGKNDIIVATSEKVDSLLRNAAPWLSRITLLVVDECHLIASPDRGATLEMVIAKLRHRNPGMQVIALSATVGNPGALAGWLDAELVTSEWRPVDLREGVFCNGTIHFADHERQVPSKSKNDDLNLCLDTVAEGGQCLVFVSSRRNAEAFAKRAAGGLKLSETTLDDAADAIEREAATDLGKTLALCVRKGAAFHHAGLSSAERKIVEDTFRTGAIRVISSTPTLAAGLNLPARRVVIRDYLRFGDGGMAPIPVGEYKQMAGRAGRPHLDPYGEAVLIAKSEDGCQDLFEAYIDAPPEEVSSQCNSENALRTHVLSLIATRFVQSRGEVLSFMGETYYAYEHQGLQSTIHETIDRVIDWLVDAEMVTEFGDRLEATEYGDLVSRLYIDPRSAEKVVAALRGAPTYTDIGLLELICETPDMLTLFLRKDDAEILPLFLQDHEAELWTGVPYGSDEMEAFYASVKTAMLLSEWSDEVTEAMISEHFNVGPGDIHNKVETAVWLIHAASRLAYLFNRPLAKPIADLGTRVKYGIKKELLPLIALRGIGRVLSRRLFDLGMTTPQEMRAAGIGKIAPILGEKTAAKVLAQIEGKEAGDDAPAVEEEIEVKRERRQTTLSAFRGT; encoded by the coding sequence ATGAAGGTTGCTGACCTGCCTCTTCCCGACGCCCTCAGGTCGCAGTACCGTGCACGCGGGATCGAGGCGCTCTACCCTCCCCAGGAGGCCTGTGTCAGGACCGGGATCTTCGAGGGGAAAAACCTCCTGTGCGCCATCCCAACGGCGAGCGGCAAGACCATCGTTGCCGAGATGGTGATGCACCGCCATATCGCCGACGGCGGCACGTGCCTGTACATCGTCCCCCTCAAGGCCCTCGCCACTGAGAAGTATGAGGACTTCTCGGGCAAGGGCGTCAGGGTCGGGGTGGCGACTGGCGACCTCGACCGGAAAGACACCTATCTTGGCAAAAACGATATTATCGTCGCCACGTCGGAGAAGGTAGATTCTCTCCTGCGGAATGCCGCACCCTGGCTCTCCAGAATCACCCTCCTTGTCGTGGACGAGTGTCACCTCATCGCCTCCCCTGACCGGGGTGCGACCCTTGAGATGGTGATCGCGAAACTCAGGCACAGGAACCCGGGGATGCAGGTGATCGCCCTCTCGGCGACTGTGGGCAACCCCGGCGCCCTTGCTGGCTGGCTCGACGCCGAACTCGTGACAAGCGAGTGGCGGCCAGTCGACCTGCGGGAAGGGGTCTTCTGCAATGGCACGATCCACTTCGCGGACCATGAGAGGCAGGTGCCGTCAAAGTCGAAGAACGACGACCTGAACCTCTGCCTGGACACGGTCGCGGAGGGCGGGCAGTGCCTTGTCTTTGTCTCGTCGAGGCGGAATGCGGAAGCCTTTGCAAAGAGGGCGGCCGGCGGGCTGAAACTCTCTGAGACGACTCTCGACGACGCGGCCGACGCGATCGAACGTGAAGCGGCGACCGACCTCGGGAAGACACTTGCTCTCTGTGTCAGGAAGGGTGCGGCCTTCCACCACGCCGGCCTCTCATCGGCGGAGAGGAAGATCGTCGAGGACACCTTCAGGACAGGGGCGATCCGGGTGATTTCGTCGACGCCCACCCTTGCCGCGGGCCTCAACCTCCCGGCGCGGCGGGTGGTGATCCGCGACTACCTCCGTTTCGGCGACGGCGGCATGGCACCGATCCCGGTGGGTGAGTACAAGCAGATGGCCGGGCGTGCCGGCAGGCCGCACCTCGACCCGTACGGCGAGGCGGTCCTCATTGCAAAGAGTGAGGATGGCTGCCAGGACCTCTTCGAGGCGTACATCGACGCACCCCCCGAGGAAGTCTCCTCCCAGTGCAACTCGGAGAATGCCCTGCGCACCCATGTCCTCTCCCTTATCGCCACCCGCTTCGTGCAGAGCCGTGGCGAGGTGCTCTCCTTCATGGGGGAGACCTACTATGCCTACGAGCACCAGGGGCTGCAGTCCACCATCCATGAGACCATCGACCGTGTGATCGACTGGCTCGTCGACGCCGAGATGGTGACGGAGTTCGGGGATCGCCTCGAAGCGACAGAGTACGGCGACCTCGTCTCCCGCCTCTACATCGACCCGAGGAGTGCGGAGAAGGTCGTTGCCGCCCTCAGAGGGGCCCCGACCTATACCGACATCGGTCTTCTCGAACTCATCTGCGAGACGCCCGACATGCTCACGCTCTTTTTGCGTAAGGACGACGCCGAGATCCTCCCTCTCTTCCTCCAGGACCACGAGGCCGAACTCTGGACTGGCGTCCCGTACGGCTCAGACGAGATGGAGGCGTTCTACGCTTCGGTGAAGACCGCAATGCTCCTTTCCGAGTGGTCTGACGAGGTGACAGAGGCGATGATCTCCGAGCACTTCAATGTGGGACCTGGCGACATCCACAACAAGGTCGAGACCGCTGTCTGGCTCATCCACGCCGCCTCGCGCCTTGCATACCTCTTCAACCGCCCCCTCGCAAAACCGATCGCCGACCTCGGGACACGGGTGAAGTACGGTATCAAGAAGGAACTTCTGCCTCTCATCGCCCTGCGCGGCATCGGTCGGGTGCTCTCCCGGCGCCTCTTCGACCTGGGCATGACGACGCCACAAGAGATGAGGGCGGCCGGGATCGGGAAGATCGCTCCCATCCTCGGTGAGAAGACAGCGGCGAAGGTCCTCGCCCAGATCGAGGGGAAGGAGGCCGGAGACGATGCCCCGGCCGTCGAAGAGGAGATCGAGGTGAAAAGAGAGCGGCGGCAGACCACGCTCTCTGCATTTCGAGGGACATGA
- the cgi121 gene encoding KEOPS complex subunit Cgi121, with protein sequence MMESNCDIREAVIEIPTLPAFLETIKGISESAGTHIICFDADELAGRAHVTKAVRHALRAWQEGRAIANTLEMEALLYAAGTRQCRVATGIGLHAGTNHCYVCLCPPSEAAATALGKVLAWTEEDWEEIDEEKQRRLMERYDITPEEIDAAGGRIRPLVLERVALLEVNR encoded by the coding sequence ATGATGGAGAGTAACTGCGATATCAGGGAGGCGGTCATCGAGATCCCCACGCTTCCCGCATTTCTGGAGACGATCAAAGGGATCTCGGAGTCGGCCGGGACGCACATTATCTGCTTCGACGCCGACGAACTCGCCGGCAGGGCCCATGTCACTAAGGCGGTGCGCCACGCCCTCCGCGCCTGGCAGGAAGGCCGTGCGATCGCAAACACCCTGGAGATGGAGGCCCTCCTCTATGCGGCAGGGACACGTCAGTGCCGGGTGGCGACAGGCATCGGCCTCCACGCGGGGACGAACCACTGCTATGTCTGCCTCTGTCCGCCGTCTGAGGCGGCGGCGACCGCGCTCGGCAAAGTCCTCGCCTGGACGGAGGAGGACTGGGAGGAGATCGACGAAGAGAAGCAGCGTCGCCTGATGGAACGTTACGACATCACGCCCGAGGAGATCGATGCGGCCGGCGGGAGGATCCGCCCTCTCGTCCTGGAGAGGGTCGCCCTCCTTGAAGTGAACCGGTGA
- a CDS encoding serine protein kinase RIO, producing the protein MGGDREGKDFDRKLEEMGIRIKDADSRKVRGEVFDENTLLALYHLVHKKKLSAIGGSISTGKEANVFLGEREGKTVAIKIYRMRTANFKAMAEYIIGDPRFAGMRRTRKDIVFTWTKKEFANLKRAREAGLPVPEPYAFDRNILIMEFIGEDDTAAPQIRNVELEDPEGVYRAVVGEIKTLFQEARLVHGDLSEFNILWREKPYIIDMGQAVTREHPNAGTFLIRDIRNINRFFSSFCPVEDEDVLVREVTGGTFRPLQPEKEQ; encoded by the coding sequence ATGGGTGGGGACAGGGAAGGAAAGGACTTCGACCGAAAGCTCGAGGAGATGGGCATCCGGATCAAGGACGCGGACTCCAGGAAGGTGAGGGGCGAGGTCTTCGATGAGAACACTCTCCTTGCCCTGTACCACCTTGTCCACAAGAAGAAACTCTCGGCTATCGGCGGCTCCATCTCCACCGGGAAGGAGGCGAACGTCTTCCTTGGCGAGAGGGAAGGAAAAACGGTCGCCATCAAGATCTACCGGATGAGGACGGCGAACTTCAAGGCGATGGCCGAATACATCATTGGCGACCCCCGCTTTGCCGGAATGCGGCGGACGCGCAAGGACATCGTCTTCACCTGGACAAAGAAGGAGTTCGCAAACCTCAAACGCGCCCGTGAGGCAGGCCTCCCGGTGCCGGAGCCGTACGCCTTCGACAGGAACATCCTGATCATGGAGTTCATCGGGGAAGACGATACGGCGGCCCCCCAGATCAGGAACGTGGAACTTGAAGACCCTGAAGGAGTGTACAGGGCGGTCGTAGGAGAGATCAAGACGCTCTTCCAGGAGGCCAGACTTGTCCACGGCGACCTGAGCGAATTCAATATACTCTGGCGGGAAAAACCCTATATCATCGACATGGGCCAGGCGGTTACTCGCGAGCACCCGAATGCCGGAACTTTTCTGATCCGGGATATCAGGAATATCAACCGGTTTTTCTCCTCTTTCTGCCCGGTGGAGGACGAGGACGTGCTGGTGCGCGAGGTGACGGGCGGGACATTCCGCCCCCTGCAGCCAGAAAAGGAGCAGTGA
- a CDS encoding tyrosine--tRNA ligase, whose protein sequence is MDPYSLVTRNTVEIVTDEELRALLQKPVRRVYAGYEPSGEIHLGHLVTINKLMDLQKAGFEVTVLLADLHAFLNHKGTLDEVRETAEYNRRCFEALGLKDAKFVMGTDLQLNSEYELLVLQLSQEVTVNRAHRSMDEVGRGMDHPAVSQMVYPIMQMADIALLGVDAAVGGIDQRKIHMLAREYLPGMGYAAPVCIHTPIINGLDGKKMSSSAGNLISVADSEDDIRAKMKKAFCPPGIEENPVLQVLQHHIFPRFETVVMHRPAKFGGDLEFSSYAAVEAAYGAGQVHPLDLKTMTADYLAEVLAGVHDAVV, encoded by the coding sequence ATGGATCCATACTCTCTTGTCACGCGTAATACCGTGGAGATCGTCACCGACGAGGAGCTGCGGGCCCTCCTCCAGAAGCCCGTTCGGCGGGTCTACGCCGGGTACGAGCCCTCGGGCGAGATCCACCTCGGCCACCTGGTGACCATCAACAAGCTGATGGACCTTCAGAAGGCCGGGTTCGAGGTGACCGTCCTCCTCGCCGACCTCCATGCCTTCCTCAACCACAAGGGCACGCTCGACGAGGTCAGGGAGACCGCCGAGTACAACCGCCGGTGTTTCGAGGCCCTCGGCCTGAAAGACGCGAAGTTCGTCATGGGCACCGACCTTCAGCTCAACTCCGAATACGAACTCCTCGTCCTCCAGCTCTCCCAGGAGGTCACGGTCAACCGGGCGCACCGCTCGATGGACGAGGTCGGCCGCGGCATGGACCACCCGGCCGTCTCCCAGATGGTCTACCCGATCATGCAGATGGCCGACATCGCGCTCCTCGGCGTCGATGCCGCGGTCGGCGGGATCGACCAGAGGAAGATCCACATGCTTGCCCGCGAGTACCTGCCGGGCATGGGCTACGCCGCACCGGTCTGCATCCACACCCCCATCATCAATGGTCTGGACGGCAAGAAGATGTCCTCGTCTGCCGGAAACCTCATATCGGTCGCGGACAGCGAGGACGATATCAGGGCGAAGATGAAGAAGGCCTTCTGCCCGCCTGGCATCGAGGAGAACCCGGTGCTCCAGGTGCTCCAGCATCACATTTTCCCCCGTTTCGAGACGGTCGTGATGCACAGGCCGGCGAAGTTCGGCGGCGACCTTGAGTTCTCCTCGTATGCCGCGGTGGAGGCCGCCTATGGTGCGGGCCAGGTCCACCCCCTCGACCTGAAGACGATGACCGCCGACTACCTCGCCGAGGTGCTCGCCGGCGTGCACGATGCTGTGGTGTAA